A window of the Cucurbita pepo subsp. pepo cultivar mu-cu-16 chromosome LG01, ASM280686v2, whole genome shotgun sequence genome harbors these coding sequences:
- the LOC111791407 gene encoding putative leucine-rich repeat-containing protein DDB_G0290503, which produces MSRNAKWKLEKTRVKVVFRLQFHATHIPQFGWDKLFISFIPADSGKATAKTTKANVKNGACKWADPIYETARLLQDTRTKKYDDKLYKLVVTMGSSRSSILGEADINLADYADALKPSAVALPLNGCESGTILHVTVQLLTSKTGFREFEQQRELRERGLPTFSDQNSHGESPSGKVSLSDDSVNNHSNKVNARIRSKEVYSELPLLEDEVGRKEEYADSATGFDGSSNTSESLYAEKHDIDSIKSTVSGDLGAIFTGQSPGSEKGDQGDHQYSVQGSNKWAHNWGSDYAADGELAAVYKENHRLRESLEVAKSSIVELKLEVSTLQNHVDDMDVETQKFAWQLASETSSGKELTEEVSVLKSECLNLKNELERLKNLQSSLSESRKEIVDSDQDNLSQKLELKWLKGLLTMEEKIRDILNKAHFGCQDRDVRFLLADLEALLCFLQDFRERTEQEISCVKANQNEIRKLNSPILASGTGFDSDIYHTDSMLHCLIPGLVSYEPNSIDAFSSMKGKIFELLRELDESKAKQESLAQKMDQMECYYEAFIHELEENQRQIIGELQNLRNEHATCIYTITASKDEIEALHHEMNNHLMKFAEEKKSSDFINKELERRVFSAETALKRARLNYSIAVNQLQKDLDLLSVQVTSMYKTNENLIKHALTGSSLPSSREYCEIGSNPKVELEEFSTGKLLQCQNHDAGVKKYHFTGGIFSEDLKRSLYLQEGLYQKVEDEVFEVHLVNIHLDIFSKTLQETLLEASSGFRLMKERMNEISQQLELSTKSKELLFLELQASLEEIDSLNKYKTAIVAKYNEMESKTEVLEENLLNVTRENSLRAKKMAECEALMTEYRTFEKKYQTCHMEKLELENLMMEKSLENEKLRNEISSLHEEFKARKVEFDNLVSVKEDLHNTVDFAHDKLSNLLASCDKNCNNLFTLGDSVHDDLDSKSLAGVVSQFENLHLDACKKVLQLMNENERLMEERDMAQKSLSTAASENLIMKENLERVRQDTVDRLDKANELVQKFHIAMETVSENINSSEAGDKFTQQHKELLSVLDHVEDELEQLTSKNNGLENEMMALRLVDEELGNCKFTIELLAKEKNALVESLHEKVEESMKLKFELDRSKDNSESEKSLRNSLEKRIKDLDDHFEKTKAEVGSLKRLVSKLESEKSRLNEDLLRSEELLKRFDQENSSLVCLECELCEMHEFSIAADVSLVFIRSQYQNHLENLVQKLVLSETELEAFASENKTLLDANKKVTIQSEELRNQTKILEVAADADRTHHAQEIEKLGKKLKTYETEIHDLLLCKEELEVSLLVVRSKLDEQHAHIIMLEGMSDEMVILQNKCNDLTQRLSEQILRTEEFKNLTTHLKDLKDKADAEGRQLREKKENEGTLNSVQESLRIAFIKEQYETKLQELKHQLSVSKKHSEEMLWKLQDAIDEVENRKRTEVSHIKRNEELGNKILELEDNLNAAVSEKREITKAYDLVKAEKECCSISLECCKEEKQKLEDCLKKCNDDKLKFSMELNLMKDLLESYKMSSDQENAAPCEEAECTRSVSADETDNSQAFVNGRGRPEQDVRMLRSVDGLQDGSPGNQDGSLHDETKHLALVNDNFRAQSLKFSMDHLNEELERLKNENSLVPDDHTSEADFPGLECQLMQLHKVNEELGSIFPLFKEFSSSGNALERVLALEIELAEALRAKKKPSLHFQSSFLKQHGDEEAIFRSFRDINELIKDMLDLKGKYTTVETELREMHDRYSQLSLQFAEVEGERQKLMMTVKNVRASRKLLNANNRPSWSSREEHSPS; this is translated from the exons ATGTCGAGGAATGCTAAATGGAAGCTTGAGAAGACAAGAGTAAAGGTGGTCTTCAGGCTTCAATTTCATGCCACGCAT ATTCCGCAATTTGGATGGGACAAACtatttatatcttttattCCTGCTGATTCTGGAAAGGCAACAGCAAAGACAACTAAAGCAAATGTGAAAAATGGAGCCTGCAAATGGGCTGATCCTATCTATGAAACAGCTAGGCTTCTTCAAGACACTAGAACAAAGAAATATGATGATAAGCTCTATAAACTTGTGGTGACCATG GGCTCGTCTCGTTCGAGCATTCTTGGGGAAGCTGACATCAATCTTGCTGATTATGCTGATGCATTGAAGCCTTCAGCTGTTGCCCTGCCTCTTAATGGGTGTGAATCAGGAACTATTTTACAT GTTACTGTACAGCTTCTTACTTCTAAAACTGGTTTCAG GGAGTTTGAGCAGCAAAGGGAGCTTAGGGAGAGGGGGCTTCCGACGTTCTCCGATCAAAATAGTCATGGTGAATCTCCTAGCGGAAAAGTGTCACTATCCGATGATTCAGTGAATAATCATTCAAATAAG GTCAATGCAAGAATTAGGTCCAAAGAAGTATATAGCGAACTCCCCTTACTGGAAGACGAGGTTGGGCGAAAAGAAGAGTATGCAGATTCAGCAACCGGTTTCGATGGCTCGTCCAATACTTCAGAAAGTCTATATGCTGAGAAACATGACATTGACAGCATAAAAAGCACAGTATCTGGTGATCTAGGTGCCATTTTCACTGGCCAAAGTCCTGGGTCAGAGAAAGGAGACCAGGGTGATCATCAATATTCAGTGCAGGGATCCAATAAATGGGCTCATAACTGGGGTTCTGACTATGCTGCTGATGGTGAACTGGCTGCTgtatataaagaaaatcataGACTTAGAGAAAGCTTGGAAGTAGCCAAGTCCTCGATTGTCGAGTTGAAGCTAGAGGTAAGCACTCTGCAAAATCATGTCGATGATATGGATGTCGAAACACAAAAATTTGCTTGGCAGCTTGCTTCTGAGACTTCTTCAGGTAAAGAACTGACAGAAGAAGTTTCAGTATTGAAATCCGAGTGTTTAAACCTTAAAAACGAGCTCgagagattaaaaaatttgcaATCAAGTCTTTCAGAatctagaaaagaaattgtgGATAGTGACCAGGATAACTTATCCCAAAAGTTAGAGCTAAAATGGTTAAAGGGGCTCTTAACAATGGAGGAAAAGATTAGAGATATACTAAATAAGGCTCACTTTGGATGTCAAGACAGAGATGTTCGGTTTCTTCTGGCCGACTTGGAGGCCTTGCTCTGCTTTCTACAAGATTTCAGAGAACGAACGGAACAGGAAATTTCATGTGTCAAAGCAAACCAAAATGAGATCCGAAAGTTAAACTCCCCGATATTGGCATCGGGAACTGGGTTCGATTCAGACATTTACCACACTGATAGCATGCTTCATTGTCTTATACCGGGTCTGGTGTCGTACGAGCCCAATTCTATAGATGCCTTCAGTTCAATGAAAGGGAAAATTTTTGAACTTCTAAGGGAGTTGGACGAGTCAAAAGCGAAACAGGAAAGCCTTGCACAGAAAATGGACCAAATGGAATGCTATTATGAAGCTTTTATCCATGAACTTGAGGAAAATCAGAGACAGATTATTGGAGAGCTGCAGAATCTCAGAAATGAGCATGCAACATGTATATATACTATCACGGCTTCTAAGGATGAAATAGAAGCCCTGCATCATGAAATGAATAACCATTTAATGAAGTTTGctgaagagaagaagagctCAGATTTCATCAACAAGGAGCTTGAAAGGAGGGTTTTTAGTGCTGAGACGGCTCTCAAAAGGGCACGCTTAAACTACTCAATTGCCGTGAATCAGCTACAGAAGGACCTCGATCTACTATCCGTCCAGGTGACGTCCATGTATAAAACTAATGAGAACCTCATTAAGCATGCACTTACTGGTTCTTCACTTCCAAGTAGTCGAGAATACTGTGAAATAGGTTCGAATCCAAAAGTCGAATTGGAGGAATTTTCTACGGGAAAACTCTTGCAGTGTCAGAATCATGATGCAGGGGTAAAGAAATATCATTTTACGGGCGGTATTTTCTCTGAAGACTTGAAAAGGTCTCTCTACTTGCAGGAAGGGCTGTATCAAAAGGTTGAAGATGAAGTCTTTGAAGTGCATTTAGTAAACATACACCTGGATATATTTTCAAAGACGCTGCAAGAAACGTTGCTTGAAGCGAGTTCTGGTTTTCGACTTATGAAAGAGAGAATGAATGAGATTAGTCAGCAGCTGGAACTATCAACCAAGTCCAAGGAATTATTGTTTCTTGAACTGCAAGCTTCTTTGGAAGAGATTGATTctcttaataaatataaaactgCGATCGTTGCAAAATACAACGAAATGGAATCGAAGACTGaagttttagaagaaaatttattaaacgtTACTCGTGAAAATTCCTTGCGGGCCAAGAAAATGGCAGAATGTGAGGCCTTGATGACAGAATATAGAACTTTTGAGAAAAAGTATCAGACTTGTCATATGGAGAAGTTAGAGCTGGAAAATTTAATGATGGAGAAAAGCCTTGAAAACGAAAAACTTCGTAATGAGATTTCTTCTTTGCACGAAGAATTCAAAGCTCGTAAAGTTGAATTCGACAACCTCGTTTCAGTGAAGGAGGATCTGCATAATACTGTTGATTTTGCTCATGATAAGTTGAGTAACTTATTGGCTTCCTGTGACAAAAACTGTAACAATCTCTTTACCTTAGGTGATTCTGTTCATGATGATTTGGATTCAAAGAGCTTAGCAGGCGTGGTTTCGCAGTTCGAAAATCTCCATCTTGATGCATGCAAGAAAGTTCTTCAGCTAATGAACGAGAACGAGCGTCTAATGGAAGAAAGAGATATGGCTCAAAAGTCCTTGAGCACAGCAGCATCAGAGAATCTAATCATGAAAGAGAATCTTGAACGTGTAAGACAAGACACGGTCGACCGATTGGATAAAGCGAATGAACTAGTGCAAAAGTTTCATATAGCAATGGAGACTGTTTCTGAAAACATTAATAGCAGTGAAGCTGGAGATAAATTTACCCAGCAGCATAAAGAACTTCTGTCTGTTCTCGATCATGTCGAGGATGAACTCGAACAACTGACTTCTAAAAACAATGggcttgaaaatgaaatgatggcGCTGAGATTGGTAGATGAAGAACTTGGAAATTGTAAGTTTACGATCGAACTCTTAGCGAAGGAGAAAAACGCTCTAGTTGAGTCATTACATGAAAAAGTAGAGGAATCAATGAAGCTTAAGTTTGAGCTGGATCGTTCAAAAGATAATTCTGAATCAGAGAAAAGTTTGAGAAATAGTTTggagaaaagaattaaagatCTCGATGATCATTTTGAGAAAACGAAGGCCGAAGTTGGAAGTCTCAAGCGATTGGTATCGAAGCTCGAGTCGGAGAAATCAAGACTCAACGAAGATTTACTTCGGTCCGAGGAACTTCTTAAGCGCTTCGATCAAGAAAACTCTTCCTTGGTTTGTTTGGAATGTGAATTATGTGAAATGCATGAATTTTCAATAGCGGCAGATGTTAGCCTAGTTTTCATAAGATCTCAGTATCAGAACCATCTTGAAAATCTTGTTCAGAAACTTGTGTTATCAGAAACCGAGTTAGAAGCTTTTGCTTCGGAAAACAAAACGCTTCTTGATGCAAACAAAAAAGTGACGATTCAGTCCGAGGAATTACGAAACCAGACTAAAATTTTGGAGGTTGCAGCTGATGCTGATAGAACTCATCATGCTCAAGAGATTGAAAAACTGGGGAAAAAGTTGAAGACTTATGAAACTGAAATTCATGATTTGTTGCTTTGTAAGGAAGAATTGGAAGTAAGTTTGTTGGTTGTCCGATCGAAATTGGACGAACAGCACGCTCATATAATCATGCTCGAAGGTATGAGCGACGAGATGGTAATCTTGCAGAATAAGTGTAATGATCTAACCCAGAGGCTTTCTGAACAAATCTTGAGAACAGAAGAATTCAAGAACTTGACTACTCACTTGAAGGATCTAAAAGACAAGGCCGACGCAGAAGGTCGACAACTTcgtgaaaagaaagagaacgAAGGGACATTGAATTCCGTGCAAGAGTCTCTTAGAATTGCATTCATCAAAGAGCAATACGAAACGAAGTTGCAGGAACTGAAGCACCAGCTCTCTGTGTCTAAGAAACACAGTGAAGAAATGCTGTGGAAGTTGCAAGATGCAATCGATGAAGTCgaaaataggaaaagaacTGAAGTTTCTCACATAAAACGAAATGAAGAGCTCGGAAATAAGATCCTGGAGCTGGAAGATAACTTGAACGCAGCTGTTTCCGAAAAGCGGGAAATAACGAAGGCGTATGATTTGGTGAAGGCTGAAAAAGAATGCTGTTCTATTAGCCTTGAATGCTgcaaggaagaaaaacaaaagcttgAAGATTGTTTGAAGAAATGTAATGAtgataaactaaaattttcaatggaACTGAACCTAATGAAAGATTTACTGGAGAGTTACAAAATGTCCTCAGACCAAGAAAATGCAGCTCCTTGTGAAGAAGCGGAATGCACAAGATCGGTTTCAGCTGATGAGACCGATAATTCACAAGCTTTCGTCAATGGTCGAGGGCGACCCGAGCAG GATGTTCGGATGTTGAGAAGTGTCGACGGGCTCCAAGATGGCTCTCCTGGCAATCAAGATGGCTCACTGCATGATGAGACAAAGCATTTAGCTCTGGTAAATGATAACTTCAGAGCTCAAAGCTTGAAATTTAGCATGGATCACCTAAATGAAGAG TTGGAAAGATTGAAAAACGAAAACTCGCTTGTGCCTGATGATCATACTTCTGAGGCGGATTTTCCTGGGTTAGAATGTCAACTGATGCAGTTACATAAG GTGAACGAAGAACTAGGAAGCATATTCCCTCTGTTCAAGGAGTTTTCGAGCAGTGGCAATGCTTTAGAACGGGTACTAGCTTTGGAGATCGAGCTCGCTGAAGCGTTGCGAGCTAAAAAGAAACCGAGCCTACATTTTCAGAG TTCTTTCTTGAAGCAACACGGCGATGAAGAAGCGATATTCCGAAGCTTTCGAGACATCAATGAGTTAATCAAAGACATGTTAGATCTAAAGGGAAAGTACACAACTGTCGAGACTGAGCTGAGAGAGATGCATGACCGTTACTCCCAATTAAGCCTTCAGTTTGCAGAGGTTGAAGGGGAGAGACAGAAGCTCATGATGACTGTCAAGAACGTCCGAGCGTCCAGGAAGCTTCTAAATGCCAATAATCGACCATCGTGGTCATCCCGAGAGGAGCATTCTCCTTCGTAG
- the LOC111788943 gene encoding uncharacterized protein LOC111788943 encodes MQSKSLSPDSRDLDIDDYIGIESCVDLMENHTAADISGENCKRDNKMWGMERKDHNEYPPPIQLLVRTENLASQMPWVLKRHYTDDGRLVLTEERLRYYEFFRAHRSNGRLMLQLVAFDDQGYDESNVEIGDEDGGGGEECAAAAEGRDVRGVSARREL; translated from the coding sequence ATGCAGAGCAAGAGTCTTTCTCCGGACTCCAGAGATTTGGACATCGATGATTACATCGGAATAGAGAGCTGTGTTGATTTGATGGAGAATCACACGGCGGCGGACATCTCCGGGGAGAATTGTAAGAGAGATAACAAAATGTGGGGAATGGAGAGGAAAGATCACAACGAATATCCACCGCCGATTCAATTGCTGGTTCGAACTGAGAATCTGGCTTCCCAAATGCCATGGGTGTTGAAACGACACTACACCGACGACGGACGGCTGGTTCTGACGGAGGAGAGATTGAGATACTATGAATTCTTCCGTGCCCACAGATCCAACGGCCGTCTGATGCTGCAGCTGGTGGCCTTCGACGACCAGGGCTACGATGAGTCGAACGTGGAAATAGGTGATGAGGACGGCGGTGGTGGAGAGGAGTgtgcggcggcggcggagggcAGAGATGTTCGGGGTGTCAGTGCCCGCAGGGAGCTTTGA